Within Diabrotica virgifera virgifera chromosome 7, PGI_DIABVI_V3a, the genomic segment atcctaagaTCAAAAATCGCTGCatgtacttattacaatttgaaaaatcatatcttattcaaaaataaccctagaattttttataatacaccattttaaagtaaacagaataggctttcctttttattatataatatataccatatagaaaaataaagttataataagaaattaaaaaataatcgtaaaaaatataaaaactcgttaaaagtataaagtcttgaaaaagataacttttaaaagaagtcgtacaacattatacagtagaccgttttaaaggtaattgatttctattcctcttaaccattgcatatacctaaagttacgtagaaaaaagttacagaacaatatttgcgaaataacaaggaaaattgcccaaaattgatgtgagtggcgaattttgaaaaatcatattttgaaaactgtaaatcctaatgacctctaccaaacatcattttaaagagaaaatatgtaggtttttttttctgtaaagcaatgtctttacctatatccccgtggacaaaattatgggacaaaaaacaaaatttcttacttttgggtttctttgtgctttttcttttgaatatatttttgtaaaaaaaagtatcattgactttaaaaagttatatttagatagaaaatttaaccagaaacaatttttatgtagacgtgtttgtaccaaaagtgcatagaactcacgctaatgtaacctgtgcccagggactaattcacccatttctcaaaaacgcacccctttaaatggtagcactccgcggtttttcatatatagagattcattgaccatatgaaataataaaaccccgttaacgttgtagttcctttctatagtacataatcaatagcctatagataggtatagtatctttttatgaaaaaatcatatttattcttatgcatcataattattgtcgttattatagcgaccgtaaatttttaattaacaattcaattgttgctaaactgtccatttaatttccattggcttatggaattataatctatacgaaaatggcttttacattaccaagttatttaattattgatttacaattacttatctaaaattttagttgaaaattaaagattttgttggaaaaatccgctttttccggggaaagttttcgtcgaagtgaatcagAAAAGAACACGTCtccatgcagaatttaattacggtgaattgttatttgttattgaattGTTTTtgctgtaaagttaaaatctttggagttatagagcaaaaattgagaaaaacacgattttcgggcgccattttgtttataaaaaaagtagcacactatctgcggactttgcataactatattattaatacatacaataataagattcgattccagcaataaaatttatggtaaataacttttccttgtattttgctaattagcccagagtatatgagtttgtgatcaaaaatagttggatcgtattttaatcttcagaaaacctccgaaaagtcttcagaaaactaaagaagaatataaacattatcatgttttcatgaatgcttctcagttatgcaataccagcaaaactgcagttcggctttatctttagaaaactaatgaacagtggcggatctaggggggataggggtaattccacgggtaacatgttccagaattaatgaaataactttatttaacgaaaatgaacgagatggagccatcaaaacacatttataaccaaataGCGGATAGTATGACGAAAAGACGTAAGCCCAGAGcgagggcgcccatataaaaatttctggggggtggcaaacgtgaagatgttgcacattatattttgtatactttgaataaccatatatattcAAAGCACCCGAAAATCCAGGGGGTCacggcccccctgcccatgggtatgggtgCCCATGGCTCAGAGTATGATTTAAGGACCAGAGAAGAtgagttacgggtgttaagagtacgaaattggaaaaccaaggcggaggatagaatggaatggaagttgattctcgaacagaccgaggtccaccaggggttctacagccaatgatgatgagctttttaatacaaaatattatggagaataattttgtggggttatttttataacaactataatattcatacttaggtataatcatatagaagaaatggtcaatggagaaggcttcataatcatgattttgctaACTTTCCTGTTTTTACTTATactacctaaaagaccttacgattgggatatatcaaattaaactggtaccatcttacatacaagataaaataataagaaaaaatgacgaagagttttaaattgatgagaatatggatgaaccgggattcataagagttcgaatattttctCGGTTTCGGCAAACTACAAAAcaccaagtattcatttcctatacggttgatgaagataatgatgaagatgagcctgtagaagaaccgattaacgggtactactgtacctgtcaatctggtgcgagaactgtaggtacttgtgctcatatcaccagtgtgttatggtttttaggctttgcatgacatcaacccaatgttaagtttcctgataggtcgttagttaacacgacgtatgatgcatctaaccgaaattagcaaaatgttaacatacgaatagtcgaagatgatttaaacccgatttttccataagaaattgtaattaatatttagcatttacaaactaccatttactttgtttttttttgtactgaaatcaagtccatgttctctacatgtcttatatctgatatgcggcaCAAATTTCAGgtcaactaatgtattttttatgtttcaacaattttttctttaattattctggaacatgttacgagtggaattacccggatccccctagatccgccactgttcagtagttttctaaagataaggcggaactgtagttttgctggtattccatAACTAAGAAaaattcatgaaaacatgataatgcttatatcgatccagcagcaccttttataccgcacttctttagttttctgaagatttttcggaggttttctgaagactaaaatacgatccaactatttttgaccacgaattcatatacaacacgcaagtatgtatgaagaacatgagtttctcttcttctaataataaatattttcgttcacttgaccgtaaattagtgcacttaacgtaaatcgagcactcgaatccaatacCTTCAGAAgtctgtaactcgagaatagtagttattcagaccgaGGTGctatggacttttttaatctacacatcaagaagtatcattgaccaaactttcatcaaatttgaccgggaccacttttccataaggagtgttgcctgatCCTTTATGCAAAAAGTAACAGCAGGTATATTGGTCGGCCTTTTTGTATTAGTTAATCTGTAACGTAAtgaccgttgattgaaatattaatattatggCCCAATACATCAATCAACGATACGATATACGCGGTAGAGACGTTATAACTCCATTGGAGGGTTTGTAGTCGTTGTAGTCGGTGGAAACATTGGATTCAATTCAGTTCGCCAATCTAGGATAAGCGGCACGTTTAAAGCATGGAATGCAAAAGCTTTGTCTGAGTCCGTCACTGTACTAGGCGTCGGCGTCGTTATCACCGTTGTAATCGTTGTTAGCGTTCGCCAATTTGGAGTAATTACCATAGCAATATTATCGATACCCACACCAGCAGTATCCCAGAAATTACTTCGGAGAGTTACACCACTTTTAGTTACTTTTTGGGTTTTTACATTGTATGGCTTTTGGTGTCCATCTAGTAGGCGAGCCGGTTCGTATAAATGAAGATGTTCATCTTGCTGTGGTAAACCTTTCGCCATGTTAAACAGcaactataaataaaaaatcattcAAACTAATATCAAAATTAAACGTAAtagtattttatataaaaaaaatggatcccatttttattcagttgcaatgcgaagccaaaactgtctaaatttttacttagttcagagagcgcagCCAGCAGTCTTAGCGACGATTTCACCACTTTTTAGTTgttcttcagagaatgcataggttgttataagttcgtccgctataacttttcccatgcgtcacgattccttttcaaacaaattaagtcaaaacataaagtgaaacaaacgtcgatgtgtatatacattttgtatattgtataccatatagggtgaggcagataactggcctattagaaatatctcgagaactaaaggcaacacaATCATGAAAATTgcaataaaggggttttgaaggatgatttattaaatgaaaatattttcatctctttgcaacttccggttatacgggaagttgcttataactttgtttttttaaatgggacaccctgtatatttttacatttttggattctcttcgatgtcttctatcttaaaatatgaggttttgaaatattatacagggtgttttaaaagataattacgtttttttattaatttcgtagcaacattcacaccctgtagaattgtagtactttgacatctaaaactctacttacgttctaatgatttttaatatactctactattgttaataatcattagtgtagctaaatttttaattttagtatacagggttggtcgaaactcggaatgagtattttctgagttttcttaaatagaactgcctatatttttgtattgtagtgaaatgatattttatagtacttttttattgcttaagcgttccctatacctaactgctttaatttgtgagttatcggtgattcaagctaaacattaattgcaacaaaaaatacgtaaaattttattaggttggccgtgaaaatactcaatcccaaataatttttcacaaataaattcatattaatccagactggtccttaaaattaccaataatggtttagctatcgaaatacctacgtagttaagattgttggtgcgattaacaattaagcacaaattaaagcagttaggtatagggactgcttaagaaataaaaaagtaccataaaatttaatttcattacaatactaaaatacagggtgttccatttaagaaaactcagaaaatactcattcctagtttcgaccaaccctgtatactaaaattaaaaatttagctttcctaatgattcttaacaatagcagactatattaaaaatcatttgaacgtaagtagagttttagaactactacaattctacagggtgttaattttgctacgaaattaataaaaaaacgtacttatcttttaaaatgccctgtataatattacaaaacctcatattttaagaaagaagacatcgaagagaatccaaaatgaaaaaatatacatggtgtcccatttaaaaaaacgaagttataagcaacttcataaacggaagttgcaaagagatgaaaatattttcatttaatagatcatccttcaaaacccctttattccaattttcatgattctgttgtctttagttctcgagatatttctaataggccctttatttgcctcaccctgtatactacacacatcggcgtaaatttcactttatgttttgacttaattttaaGGCGAAGAATataagagggaattctaaaacttgcaattgtataccatttttattttaaaatgtcaACTTAGGGCAGATATAGCAAACTTTGCATTCTCTGAAGAAAAACTAAAAAGTGGTGAAGTCGTCgctaagagtgctggttgcgctctctgaactaagtaaaaattaagagaGTTTCGGGTTcgtattgcaactgaataaaaatggtatatatttttatttttatttcatattagtactacttctttgagtaacatagctctattttccgttggaatttactacgctgaacagacggggtcgtgatttgcaagttttagaattccctcttgtcttcttcacttcagcatccatctgacttgcaatttttagaagccatggaggtgttaccaagaaaatgacccactaagttttcaattaaatatctttcagaaatatttttattaggatgaaaactttgacttttatttagcagatgccgctacgtaTAGACTTAGAGCTGCTATaagtgaaatttcttaatcattttaggcacgatgggaccctataacttaaatagtagaacctaaaagaaaaggtttaaacactgtgccgtcacttttcagtggcacatgcgtcgacaatggcgcatcaaactttccactaatggacgggataaataaattaaaagttaccctcccttactaacagaattcaactttttttatttttttaagttctatgtgattaacacataagattcagtgtaattttaacccaccacctccTTCCCCTGCTCCCACCATCacaaacttcatttttcgtttttatttttttttactggGATGCAATCAATTATAAGATTTccaaaaattcacacgcatagttgagccTTTtgtaaaacatgtctattttttataggcCCGTAGGTAGAGTGTACTGTACATAACCTCAAGAAATTTTTTGGGGAATAGTTGCaggtttaattttttcttaatcttgtgtgttttatcaaacactatatttttaatttttttcagattttgctGTAAGGCTCGCCACCTTCAAGAATCCGAAAAACTGCTTTTTGgtgggttttgggggattttcccttcATAATATAGACTTCATAATAACTGAACTCCTTAACTGaatcctttagaatatttaaaaatgggagaaacacgttcaaaccccccaaaacccccttaaaaaacagttttttggatttttgaaggtgaccagcgttacacaaaaatctgaaaaaaattagatatagtgtttgataaattacacaagaataagaaaaaattagatctccAGCTatcaacaaaaaaaagttatatatttttttccaaaaaaaaaaattaaaaattttttgaggttatgtacactcaacctacaggtatATAAAAAtggacgtgttttataaaagccttaactatgcgtgtgaattttttgaaattttaaaattgattgatcccaccaaaaaaaaaataaaatcgaaaaataaattttatgaTAGTCGgagcagggggaagggggtggtgggtagaacttaaataaatgaaaaaaattgaattctggtatTGAGgaaggtattttttaatttatgtatcccgtccataaatggaaagtttgatgcgccactgttgacgcatgtgccactgaaaagtgacggcacagtgtttaaaccttttcttttaggttctactatttaagttatagggtcccatcgtgcctaaaatgattaagaaatttcacctatagcggctcttagtctatacgTAGCGGCATGTGCTAAATAACAGTCAAAGATTtcatcctaataaaaatattcctgaaagatatttagttgaaaacttattggaccatttttatggtaacacctccatggcttctaaaaattgcaagtcagatggatgctgaagTGAAAAAGACAAGAGGGAAATCTAAAACTTGCAaatcacgaccccgtctgttcagcgtagtaaattccaacggaaaatagagctatgttactcaaagaagttatactaatataaaataaaaataaaaatacataccatttttattcagttgcaatacgAACCCGAAACtctcttaatttttacttagttcaGAGAACGTAACCAGCACTCTTAGCAACGATTTCACCACTTTTTAGTTGTTCTTCAGAGAATGCAAAGGTTGCTATATCTGCCCtaagttgaaattttgaaataaaaatggtatacaattGCAAGTTTTAGATTTCCCTCTTATCTTCTTCGCCTCAGCGttcatctggcttgcaatttgtAGAAGCCATGGAGGTATTGCCAGAAAAATGGttcaataagttttcaattaaatatctttaaggaatatttttaaatgtttttattatgatgaaaactttgactttgTAATAGTAttttattcaacgagcatgtaatgatggctattacccACATTGCggcaattatagaactattttttttattatcagcaGTAATATAATGCTACATAATATAAATAATCAATGacagactaaaaacattccttcgaagataaattccacaagagcaaagtagatttaccaaaggtagagttactcaagaacacctgttgaatataagacagattaTTGAAATATCTAGGGACATCAGTGTTCCACTGAACATATGCTTTATAAaatatcgtaaggcgttcgacagagtcaagtggagacacttatggcgaatactaaaagaagtaggcgtactgcaacaccttatttcgcttataactgaactatacgaacacactactggattaggtaaagtgcttgacacactttcaaacgaatttcgtCCAAAACGGTGTATCAGACAAGGATGTATACGAGCTCCACATTAATAATTATTCAATATATggggagcatattatgagaagagcactttaAGGATATAAACCAggccgcatctgtaaaaatattagtacatttggacgttgaggggttactcaaatttttttgcagaaattgcttgaaaataactcagaTAATAATatatgagttatcctccctctcaacaaggtccggaacattgtttaaataatcaaaatatcaaaaaatgaaggaaaaattcgatttttttctccgtttttgattataattttaaaagtattcatttccgagaaaagttgtactaatataaaagttgcgtaattaaattttctacaacatagcattagtaaaaaattttaaaaattgtcacccttgttgcaaaatagcaataattgcgaaaaaaccatacaaaaacaagtatttgcattttacgttttttaaccatttatgctacacctaggaccttcatatttcacccagaaaaactttatgataccaTAAAACAATATTGGAAATTTCAATAAGATgtgttcaatagattttgcaaaataaattttgtaatccagctttcgcaaaaaaaattcattttttcaaaatgttacagaactgaaaataaagcagatagcaaggtgaatttttttgcttatagaagtgtactgtacctttcatttacaatttgcaaaattaaaatcgattaattgcGACGGCGtctggaatttttttaaataaacattaattattggtgctacgcgcaggacagccgatagtttgctctgattgggcattccaatgacctttgataatgattgatacattttaatttttattagatttcgatgtaaataaataaatttgtttattgcaaaataaaaacacatattctatcctttgaaataacacttttttagcaaaaatttctttgttcatatattttaacttagagaataaaagtatattatgtttaaacatatgcaattgtttaaacaatatttcacaaacaataataaaattagtttggtttttgtggaattaaaatattaaaatacaacaaaatatagagtaagaaaataatatattaggtaaagattggaagaaattttggtggaaattaacttgtgtgaatcgaacaacgctgtcctgcgcgtagcacctaaaattaatgtttattttaaaaatttcctgacgccgtggtaattaatcgattttaattttgcaaattgtaaatgaaaggtacaggtcacttctataagcaaaaaaaaactaaacttgctatctgatttattttcagtcctgtaaaatttaaaaaaaatgaattttttttgcgaaagctggattgcaaaatttattttgcaaaattagttaaaccgatcttaatgaaatttacaatgttgttttactatatcataaagtttttctgggtaaaatatgaaggtcctaagtgtagcataaatggttgaaaagcgtaaaatgcgaatacttgttttcgTATGGTTCTTTCGGAATTATtggtattttgcaacaagggtgaatattttttaaatttctaaccaattctatattgtaggaaatttaattacgcaactttatgtcagtacaactttcctcgaaaatgaatagttttaaggttataatcaaaaaaccaatagaaaatcgaatttttccctcatattttgacattttgataatttaaacaatgttccggaccattttgagtgggagaataacttaaatattattatttgagtaatttttaagcaatttctgcaaaaaaagtttgagtcagctctcaacgtccatctcaaaacagatgcgcccagGACTAATAGGAaaaaggcaaatatttggtctgcaattaaacatatcaaatacaaagatcatgatagtcgATAGACTACATAATAATCAtacacacataaccacaattgaccgGTTTGAGATTGTGAGCTCATATTtt encodes:
- the LOC126888786 gene encoding uncharacterized protein LOC126888786 gives rise to the protein MRVVIFVSIMLLFNMAKGLPQQDEHLHLYEPARLLDGHQKPYNVKTQKVTKSGVTLRSNFWDTAGVGIDNIAMVITPNWRTLTTITTVITTPTPSTVTDSDKAFAFHALNVPLILDWRTELNPMFPPTTTTTNPPMEL